A genomic window from Streptomyces sp. WMMC940 includes:
- a CDS encoding PP2C family protein-serine/threonine phosphatase, which produces MLDIPLCLRVDVDAVIAAQIDMGVCDAIEQNAPAGRPAAMSAPHLPKVAGINSAVPAPAHTAGPLAPDPAPGAVIQDRLASWVSDLTTLHELTERLARTGTLDSALDELLRAGAALVGARRGMAVLEPADGRGPAGTVGLGLARADLGHIETVPRSATGYGRILDGGTGGVPSPVAQADLFHEEALDPRHREVAARLGYAASYALPLATEEAGRLGVAVWFYDEPAEPVDRQRHLVGLYGRYATEHLARLLELERARRQMAVIADELLPSRLPRIPGVRLAARHLTGPRGGGEWYDALPLPEGALGLAVGSVSGSGPSALAAMGRLRASLRAYAVMEGEDPVAVLSDLELLLRLTEPARSATALFAYCEPAAAPHAEGTGSKIVLAGAGHTPPLIVGQHRTEFVETSLSAPLGMLACWEAPSVEFSPAPGETVLLYTDGLLRRTGDPMDRAFTRLHTAAASVPKAVRHDPGAVADHVLRTVLPGGLDAGADGEDVVMLAARFE; this is translated from the coding sequence ATGCTGGACATCCCCCTTTGTCTGCGTGTAGATGTGGATGCAGTGATAGCGGCGCAGATTGACATGGGGGTTTGCGATGCTATTGAGCAGAACGCACCAGCCGGAAGGCCGGCTGCCATGAGCGCCCCTCACCTGCCGAAAGTGGCTGGAATCAACTCAGCGGTTCCGGCCCCCGCGCACACTGCCGGACCACTCGCCCCCGATCCCGCGCCCGGCGCGGTGATCCAGGACCGGCTGGCCAGCTGGGTCTCCGACCTGACCACGCTCCACGAACTCACCGAACGGCTCGCCAGAACCGGCACGCTGGACTCGGCACTCGACGAACTCCTGCGCGCGGGCGCCGCCCTGGTCGGCGCCCGCCGCGGCATGGCCGTCCTCGAACCGGCCGACGGCCGCGGCCCCGCCGGCACCGTCGGACTCGGCCTCGCCCGTGCCGACCTGGGCCACATCGAGACCGTCCCCCGCAGCGCCACCGGGTACGGCCGGATCCTCGACGGCGGGACGGGCGGCGTCCCCTCCCCCGTCGCCCAGGCGGACCTCTTCCACGAGGAGGCGCTCGACCCGCGCCACCGCGAGGTCGCCGCCCGCCTCGGCTACGCCGCGAGCTACGCCCTGCCGCTCGCCACGGAGGAGGCCGGGAGGCTGGGCGTCGCCGTCTGGTTCTACGACGAGCCCGCCGAACCCGTGGATCGCCAGCGCCATCTCGTCGGCCTCTACGGGCGGTACGCCACCGAGCACCTCGCCCGACTGCTGGAGCTGGAGCGGGCCCGCCGGCAGATGGCCGTCATCGCCGACGAGCTGCTGCCCAGCAGGCTGCCCCGGATCCCCGGGGTACGGCTCGCGGCCCGCCATCTCACAGGACCACGCGGCGGCGGCGAGTGGTACGACGCGCTGCCGCTGCCCGAGGGCGCCCTGGGCCTCGCCGTCGGCTCGGTCTCCGGTTCGGGACCGAGCGCGCTGGCCGCCATGGGCAGGCTCCGGGCCAGTCTGCGGGCGTACGCGGTGATGGAGGGGGAGGACCCCGTCGCCGTGCTCTCGGACCTGGAGCTGCTGCTGAGGCTCACCGAACCGGCCCGCTCGGCGACCGCGCTCTTCGCGTACTGCGAACCCGCGGCGGCACCCCATGCCGAGGGCACGGGCAGCAAGATCGTGCTGGCCGGCGCCGGGCACACCCCGCCGCTGATCGTCGGGCAGCACCGCACCGAGTTCGTCGAGACGTCGCTGTCGGCGCCCCTGGGGATGCTCGCCTGCTGGGAGGCGCCCAGCGTGGAGTTCTCCCCCGCCCCCGGAGAAACGGTGCTGCTCTACACCGACGGTCTGCTCCGGCGCACCGGCGACCCCATGGACCGGGCCTTCACCCGGCTGCACACCGCGGCGGCGAGCGTGCCCAAGGCCGTGCGCCACGACCCGGGCGCGGTCGCCGACCACGTGCTGCGCACGGTGCTGCCCGGTGGACTCGACGCCGGCGCGGACGGCGAGGACGTGGTGATGCTGGCCGCCCGGTTCGAGTGA
- a CDS encoding glycerophosphodiester phosphodiesterase has translation MTQHRIQVVAHRGASEDAPEHTLAAYVRAVEDGADALECDVRLTADGHLVCVHDRRVNRTSNGRGAVSALELADLAALDFGSWKDSEESPDWKDPGFTSVLTLERLLELVTDAGRRIELAIETKHPTRWAGQVEERLVRLLKRFGLDAPAAPDESPVRVMSFSARSLHRIADAAPGIPTVYLMQFLPLRAREARLPAGARIAGPGIRLVRNHPAYVDRLHAAGHQVHVWTVNEPADVELCVGLGVEAIITNRPKQVLSQLGRL, from the coding sequence GTGACTCAACACCGGATCCAGGTCGTCGCCCACCGAGGGGCCTCGGAGGACGCCCCCGAGCACACCCTGGCCGCCTATGTGAGAGCCGTGGAGGACGGGGCCGACGCGCTCGAGTGCGATGTGCGTCTCACGGCGGACGGACATCTGGTCTGCGTCCACGACCGCCGGGTGAACCGCACCTCCAACGGCCGGGGCGCGGTCTCCGCGCTGGAACTCGCGGACCTCGCCGCGCTCGACTTCGGCTCCTGGAAGGACAGCGAGGAGAGCCCGGACTGGAAGGACCCCGGTTTCACCTCCGTGCTGACCCTGGAGCGACTGCTCGAACTGGTGACGGACGCGGGCCGTCGGATCGAGCTCGCCATCGAGACCAAGCACCCGACCCGCTGGGCCGGACAGGTGGAGGAGCGGCTGGTCCGCCTGCTGAAGCGCTTCGGTCTGGACGCCCCGGCGGCACCCGACGAGTCCCCCGTGCGCGTCATGAGCTTCTCGGCCCGCTCGCTGCACCGGATCGCGGACGCGGCCCCGGGCATCCCGACCGTGTACCTGATGCAGTTCCTGCCGCTGCGTGCGCGCGAGGCACGCCTGCCGGCCGGCGCCCGGATCGCGGGCCCGGGTATCCGGCTCGTACGCAATCACCCCGCCTATGTGGACCGGCTGCACGCTGCCGGCCACCAGGTGCACGTCTGGACCGTGAACGAGCCGGCCGACGTCGAGCTCTGCGTCGGACTCGGGGTCGAGGCGATCATCACCAATCGCCCGAAGCAGGTCCTCTCCCAGCTGGGCCGCCTCTGA
- a CDS encoding bifunctional DNA primase/polymerase yields MREILGRRRRLRFWRKGRPAPQLDAALTCATAWKWPVLPGVGLTTAGGRADRVRGCACPDRECVVPGAHPFDPGLLAATTDERMVRWWWTQRPTAPIVLATGGRAPCAVSLPAVAGARALAELDRTGMRLGPVVATPTRWSLLVAPYSMEQLGELLHAKDRVPSSLRFHGSGGYLMLPPSETGTGQVRWERAPLPGSAAPWLPDVEAVVDALVEASVSIPSGVTPPETGEGSRLAY; encoded by the coding sequence ATGCGCGAGATCCTCGGAAGGCGACGCAGGCTCCGGTTCTGGCGCAAGGGGAGGCCTGCTCCTCAGCTCGACGCGGCGCTGACCTGCGCCACCGCGTGGAAATGGCCCGTACTGCCCGGCGTGGGACTCACGACCGCCGGTGGGCGGGCCGATCGCGTGCGCGGCTGCGCCTGCCCCGACCGCGAGTGCGTCGTACCCGGCGCGCATCCCTTCGACCCCGGGCTCCTGGCGGCGACCACCGACGAGCGGATGGTGCGCTGGTGGTGGACCCAGCGGCCCACCGCCCCGATCGTGCTCGCCACGGGCGGCCGCGCGCCGTGCGCCGTGAGTCTGCCGGCGGTCGCCGGGGCCCGGGCGCTCGCCGAGCTCGACCGCACGGGGATGAGGCTCGGCCCGGTGGTCGCCACGCCGACCCGGTGGTCGCTGCTCGTCGCCCCGTACTCGATGGAGCAGCTGGGCGAACTGCTGCACGCCAAGGACCGGGTGCCGAGTTCGCTTCGCTTCCACGGCTCGGGCGGCTATCTGATGCTGCCGCCCTCGGAGACGGGCACGGGCCAGGTCCGCTGGGAACGGGCCCCGCTTCCCGGCTCGGCCGCGCCCTGGCTGCCCGATGTGGAAGCGGTCGTGGACGCCCTCGTCGAGGCGAGCGTCAGCATCCCCTCGGGCGTGACACCCCCCGAGACCGGGGAAGGGTCCCGCCTCGCGTATTGA
- a CDS encoding IS3 family transposase, giving the protein MGEVAVADPASVVGVISDFRTEHGISHRVSCRALGVSEAWFYKHRTRRPTRRELRRQRLIEAVKEEFDDSGGTYGSPKIWIRLVRQGWRVSVNTVAKIMSEFGLVARKVRRRRGLTRPGKRLAAPDFVRRDFTAEAPDLVWCGDMTEIDAGEGKLYLATVIDLFSRRLLGYAMGARHDADLVVAALHMAAATRGGDVRGVIFHSDRGSEYGSRKFRRACRKLGVTQSMGRVGSCFDNAVSEAFNSVLKVEYVHRRTFATRTEARIRIATWITDFYNARRLHSVCGWKSPIDYEHDYRAGFTGELAA; this is encoded by the coding sequence GTGGGTGAAGTAGCCGTGGCGGACCCGGCGTCCGTCGTCGGGGTGATCAGCGACTTCAGGACCGAGCACGGCATTTCGCACCGTGTCTCCTGCCGCGCTCTGGGCGTGAGCGAGGCATGGTTCTACAAGCACCGCACCCGTCGGCCCACCCGGCGTGAGCTGCGCAGACAGCGTCTGATCGAAGCGGTGAAGGAGGAGTTCGACGACTCCGGCGGCACCTACGGCTCGCCGAAGATCTGGATCAGGCTGGTGAGGCAGGGCTGGCGGGTCTCCGTGAACACCGTCGCGAAGATCATGTCGGAGTTCGGCCTGGTCGCGCGGAAGGTACGAAGACGGCGGGGGCTGACCCGGCCGGGGAAACGGCTGGCCGCCCCGGACTTCGTGCGCCGCGACTTCACCGCCGAGGCGCCCGACCTGGTCTGGTGCGGAGACATGACCGAGATCGACGCCGGCGAGGGCAAGCTCTATCTGGCCACGGTCATAGACCTGTTCTCCCGCCGCCTGCTCGGCTATGCGATGGGCGCCCGCCACGATGCCGACCTGGTCGTCGCTGCCCTCCACATGGCCGCCGCCACCCGCGGCGGGGACGTCCGCGGTGTGATCTTCCACAGCGATCGCGGAAGCGAGTACGGCTCGCGGAAGTTCCGCCGGGCCTGCCGGAAGCTGGGCGTCACCCAGTCCATGGGCCGGGTCGGATCATGTTTCGACAACGCCGTCAGCGAGGCGTTCAACAGCGTGCTGAAGGTCGAGTACGTCCATCGCCGGACCTTCGCCACCCGCACCGAGGCCCGGATCCGGATCGCGACCTGGATCACCGACTTCTACAACGCTCGACGACTACACAGCGTGTGCGGCTGGAAGAGCCCGATCGACTACGAACACGACTACCGGGCCGGCTTCACCGGGGAGCTGGCTGCATAG
- a CDS encoding cupin domain-containing protein, producing MLEVKTPSKPDEKREFPHGHLEAVHLSGLDFAVATFEPGWKWSRDVAPIAGTESCQFHHNGMVVQGRLHIRMDDGTETEVGPGEVFVCSPGHDAWTVGDEPCVAYDFAGQTAKDYAKPK from the coding sequence ATGTTGGAGGTCAAGACCCCCAGTAAGCCGGACGAAAAGCGAGAATTCCCCCATGGCCACCTCGAAGCCGTTCACCTGTCGGGGCTGGACTTCGCGGTGGCGACCTTCGAGCCCGGCTGGAAGTGGTCACGGGACGTCGCACCGATCGCCGGGACCGAGAGCTGCCAGTTCCATCACAACGGGATGGTGGTGCAGGGGCGGCTGCACATCCGCATGGACGACGGAACCGAGACCGAGGTCGGTCCCGGGGAGGTCTTCGTCTGTTCCCCCGGGCACGATGCCTGGACGGTCGGCGACGAGCCTTGCGTGGCGTACGACTTCGCCGGTCAGACGGCGAAGGACTACGCGAAGCCGAAGTAG
- a CDS encoding transposase yields MAEKRRKFDPEFREGAVRIVTETGKTIAEVAEDLGINETTLASWVSRARRAGIAPAGGSDELERLRREVAQLKREKKELVMERDVLKRCMVLWVK; encoded by the coding sequence ATGGCGGAGAAGCGACGGAAGTTCGATCCGGAGTTCCGTGAGGGGGCCGTACGGATCGTGACGGAGACCGGCAAGACGATCGCCGAGGTCGCCGAAGACCTGGGGATCAACGAGACCACTCTGGCGAGTTGGGTCTCCCGCGCCCGTCGGGCAGGGATCGCACCGGCCGGCGGGAGTGACGAGCTGGAGCGTCTGCGGCGTGAGGTCGCCCAGCTCAAGCGGGAGAAGAAGGAACTGGTCATGGAGCGTGATGTCCTCAAACGCTGCATGGTCCTGTGGGTGAAGTAG
- a CDS encoding S1C family serine protease, with protein MSTENEGTPAHAGPSVPPVPAAAPESAAAHAPTGADAPTQPGRTVPPEPPVPPTAHGSSPGDHSPAATAPYPQGGWPPPPPPVSSWGEPAPLPHGPRRRSGGIIASVLVAALVAGGVGGGIGYWAAERNDSGVSTTVAAGDAPAGFKRDPGTVAAVAAKALPSVVTIEAKSGSGQGEAGTGTGFVYDKEGHILTNNHVVASAADGGTLFATFSDGKKYDAEVVGRAQGYDVAVLKLRNAPAGLDPLPLGNSDQVAVGDSTIAIGAPFGLSNTVTTGIISAKNRPVASGDGSGGKNSYMSALQTDASINPGNSGGPLLDARGAVIGINSAIQSAGGGNGFGQQSQAGSIGLGFAIPVNQAKNVADQLIKTGKPVYPVIGATVNMTDRGGATIAHEGAGGTAAVTPNGPAAKAGLRPGDVITKFDGKPVDSGPTLISEIWTHKPGDQVRITYERDGREVTATVTLGQREGDG; from the coding sequence GTGAGCACTGAGAACGAGGGCACCCCGGCACACGCGGGCCCGTCCGTACCTCCTGTGCCGGCGGCTGCTCCCGAAAGCGCTGCCGCGCACGCGCCCACCGGCGCGGACGCCCCGACGCAGCCCGGCCGGACGGTGCCCCCCGAGCCCCCGGTCCCGCCCACCGCCCATGGGTCCTCACCCGGCGACCACTCCCCTGCCGCCACGGCCCCGTACCCGCAGGGTGGCTGGCCCCCGCCCCCGCCGCCCGTCTCGTCCTGGGGCGAGCCCGCGCCCCTTCCGCACGGGCCGCGCAGGCGGTCCGGCGGGATCATCGCGTCCGTCCTCGTCGCCGCGCTCGTCGCCGGTGGTGTGGGCGGCGGGATCGGCTACTGGGCCGCCGAGCGCAACGACAGCGGGGTCTCCACGACCGTGGCCGCCGGCGACGCCCCGGCGGGCTTCAAGCGCGACCCGGGCACGGTCGCCGCCGTGGCGGCCAAGGCGCTGCCCAGCGTCGTCACCATCGAGGCGAAGTCCGGTAGCGGCCAGGGCGAGGCCGGCACGGGCACCGGCTTCGTGTACGACAAGGAAGGCCACATCCTCACGAACAACCACGTGGTGGCCTCGGCGGCCGACGGCGGCACGCTCTTCGCGACCTTCTCCGACGGCAAGAAGTACGACGCCGAGGTCGTCGGCCGGGCCCAGGGTTACGACGTGGCCGTGCTGAAGCTGCGCAACGCACCCGCCGGTCTCGACCCGCTGCCGCTGGGCAACTCCGACCAGGTCGCGGTCGGCGACTCGACCATCGCGATCGGCGCGCCCTTCGGCCTGTCCAACACGGTCACGACGGGCATCATCAGCGCCAAGAACCGGCCGGTGGCCTCGGGCGACGGTTCCGGCGGCAAGAACTCGTACATGAGCGCGCTGCAGACCGACGCCTCGATCAACCCCGGCAACTCCGGCGGTCCGCTCCTCGACGCGCGCGGCGCGGTGATCGGCATCAACTCCGCGATCCAGTCCGCGGGCGGCGGCAACGGCTTCGGCCAGCAGTCCCAGGCCGGCTCCATCGGCCTCGGTTTCGCCATCCCCGTCAACCAGGCGAAGAACGTGGCCGACCAGCTCATCAAGACGGGAAAGCCCGTCTACCCCGTCATCGGGGCGACGGTGAACATGACGGACAGGGGCGGCGCGACGATCGCCCACGAGGGCGCGGGCGGCACGGCGGCCGTCACCCCGAACGGCCCGGCGGCCAAGGCGGGGCTCAGGCCCGGCGACGTCATCACCAAGTTCGACGGCAAGCCGGTGGACAGCGGTCCGACGCTCATCAGCGAGATCTGGACCCACAAGCCCGGCGACCAGGTCCGGATCACCTACGAGCGGGACGGACGGGAGGTCACGGCCACGGTCACGCTGGGCCAGCGCGAGGGCGACGGCTGA
- a CDS encoding glutathione-independent formaldehyde dehydrogenase, whose protein sequence is MKAVVYKEPFEVAVEDVEKPRIHHPNDVIVRVTSTAICGSDLHMYEGRTAAEPGIVFGHENMGIIEETGDGVTSLKQGDRVVMPFNVACGFCMNCVEGYTGFCLTVNPGFAGGAYGYVAMGPWPGGQAEYLRVPYADFNCLKLPEGNEHETDFILLADIFPTGYHGCELAQVRPGESVAVYGGGPVGLMAAYSAMLRGAKKVFVVDRVPERLEKAREIGATPINFAEGDPVEQIKEQTEGIGTDKGVDAVGYQATVRDTGREEPATVLNSLIGTVRATGMLGVPGLYVPSDPGGPDEQSKHGMLSVAIGRLFEKGLKMGTGQCNVKRYNRYLRDMIIEGRATPSFVVSHELPLDQAPSAYEKFDKRVEGYTKVVLHP, encoded by the coding sequence ATGAAAGCCGTTGTGTACAAGGAACCGTTCGAGGTGGCCGTCGAGGACGTCGAGAAGCCTCGGATCCACCACCCGAACGACGTGATCGTACGGGTCACCTCCACCGCGATATGCGGCTCCGACCTGCACATGTACGAGGGCCGTACCGCGGCGGAGCCGGGCATCGTCTTCGGCCACGAGAACATGGGGATCATCGAGGAGACGGGTGACGGCGTCACCTCGCTGAAGCAGGGCGACCGGGTGGTCATGCCCTTCAACGTGGCATGCGGCTTCTGCATGAACTGCGTGGAGGGGTACACCGGGTTCTGTCTGACCGTCAATCCCGGGTTCGCCGGCGGGGCTTACGGCTACGTCGCCATGGGCCCCTGGCCCGGCGGCCAGGCCGAGTACCTCCGTGTTCCCTACGCGGACTTCAACTGCCTGAAGCTGCCCGAGGGGAACGAGCACGAGACCGACTTCATCCTGCTCGCGGACATCTTCCCCACCGGGTACCACGGCTGTGAACTCGCCCAGGTGCGCCCCGGCGAGAGCGTCGCCGTGTACGGCGGCGGTCCGGTCGGCCTCATGGCCGCGTACTCGGCCATGCTGCGGGGCGCCAAGAAGGTCTTCGTCGTGGACCGCGTCCCCGAACGCCTGGAAAAGGCACGGGAGATCGGCGCGACGCCGATCAACTTCGCCGAGGGCGACCCGGTGGAGCAGATCAAGGAGCAGACCGAGGGTATCGGCACCGACAAGGGCGTGGACGCGGTCGGCTACCAGGCGACGGTGCGCGACACCGGACGCGAGGAGCCCGCGACCGTGCTGAACTCGCTCATCGGCACCGTCAGGGCCACCGGCATGCTCGGCGTACCCGGGTTGTACGTACCCTCCGACCCCGGCGGTCCGGACGAGCAGTCCAAGCACGGCATGCTCAGCGTCGCGATCGGCAGGCTCTTCGAGAAGGGCCTGAAGATGGGCACCGGACAGTGCAATGTGAAGCGCTACAACCGGTACCTGCGCGACATGATCATCGAGGGCAGGGCGACGCCGAGCTTCGTCGTCTCCCACGAACTGCCACTGGACCAGGCGCCGTCGGCGTACGAGAAGTTCGACAAGAGGGTCGAGGGCTACACCAAGGTGGTGCTGCACCCGTAG
- a CDS encoding ATP-binding protein codes for MRHQSRIGRFPVQAIGASTPWRGAKEVSGVALVVAQEVPTSSSMAVPHGPAGVGEARHRMREQLRRSEVPESVVDDAVLILSELLSNACRHGRPLGQHAEIGDGDIRAAWRLDPSGGLTVEVTDGGGPTRPVPSTPSVTAHGGRGLNIISALARDWGVRDSAAGEVTVWVLVTEGHRRDDFATRVTGPGFEFADAYDDAD; via the coding sequence GTGCGTCACCAGTCGCGGATTGGCCGGTTTCCGGTCCAGGCCATTGGGGCATCCACACCGTGGCGTGGGGCGAAGGAGGTCTCGGGGGTGGCGTTGGTGGTGGCACAGGAGGTGCCCACGTCGTCGAGCATGGCCGTACCCCATGGCCCTGCGGGCGTGGGTGAGGCGAGGCATCGGATGCGTGAGCAACTGCGGCGCAGCGAGGTGCCCGAATCGGTCGTCGACGATGCCGTTCTGATCCTTTCCGAACTGCTGAGCAATGCCTGCCGACACGGCAGACCGCTCGGGCAGCACGCGGAGATCGGCGACGGCGACATCCGCGCCGCTTGGCGTCTCGACCCGTCTGGCGGACTGACCGTCGAGGTCACGGACGGGGGCGGTCCCACCCGCCCGGTTCCGTCGACCCCCTCGGTCACGGCCCACGGCGGCCGCGGGCTCAACATCATCAGCGCGCTCGCCCGCGACTGGGGGGTAAGGGACAGTGCGGCCGGCGAGGTCACCGTATGGGTCCTCGTCACCGAGGGGCATCGCCGTGACGATTTCGCTACGCGCGTCACCGGCCCCGGCTTCGAGTTCGCGGACGCCTACGACGACGCGGACTGA
- a CDS encoding DUF5926 family protein — MAKKRPQTKAAAKPQVTDGEIPVVGAREPCPCGSGRRYKACHGRAAAHAVTELVQRPFEGLPGEGDWVALRELVPAATVALTLKDGLPEDVPSLTLATVLPMAWPALRREDGSVMLALQNDTPSGDLSRDLADTLQRALTTKPGNAVPPRRAPGDGPRLQDLIDADAPFEPVVHSGFEFWIPESVETTSAEVTASLERANAAAIPTAKLSGVDAAYWCETPEKNHLRWVMPHSEERLLDALARLHAAGASTLGEGTRLVGSFRAHGLVVPVWDLPRGMGAEECEKPAAEFAERLAKALATDSPLTGEERRARSGLTNRQVTLS; from the coding sequence ATGGCCAAGAAGCGCCCCCAGACGAAGGCCGCCGCCAAGCCACAGGTCACCGACGGTGAGATCCCGGTGGTCGGCGCCCGCGAGCCCTGCCCCTGCGGTTCGGGCCGTCGCTACAAGGCCTGCCACGGGCGGGCCGCCGCACACGCCGTGACCGAGCTGGTCCAGCGACCCTTCGAGGGGCTCCCCGGCGAGGGCGACTGGGTCGCCCTCCGCGAGCTGGTGCCCGCCGCCACCGTCGCCCTGACCCTCAAGGACGGGCTGCCCGAGGACGTCCCGTCACTGACGCTCGCGACCGTCCTCCCCATGGCGTGGCCCGCGCTGCGCCGCGAGGACGGCTCCGTCATGCTCGCCCTGCAGAACGACACGCCTTCCGGCGACCTCAGCCGCGACCTCGCCGACACCCTGCAGCGCGCGCTGACCACCAAGCCCGGCAACGCGGTGCCCCCGCGGCGCGCTCCCGGCGACGGCCCACGGCTGCAGGACCTGATCGACGCGGACGCCCCGTTCGAGCCGGTCGTCCACAGCGGTTTCGAGTTCTGGATCCCGGAGTCGGTGGAGACCACGAGCGCCGAGGTGACCGCTTCGCTGGAGCGCGCCAACGCGGCCGCGATCCCGACCGCGAAGCTGTCCGGCGTGGACGCCGCGTACTGGTGCGAGACCCCGGAGAAGAACCATCTGCGCTGGGTCATGCCGCACTCCGAGGAGCGCCTGCTGGACGCGCTCGCCCGGCTGCACGCGGCGGGCGCGTCGACCCTCGGTGAAGGCACCCGCCTCGTCGGGTCGTTCCGTGCGCACGGCCTGGTGGTCCCGGTCTGGGACCTGCCCCGCGGCATGGGCGCCGAGGAGTGCGAGAAGCCGGCGGCGGAGTTCGCCGAGCGGCTCGCCAAGGCGCTCGCGACGGACTCCCCGCTCACGGGCGAGGAGCGCCGGGCCCGCAGCGGTCTCACCAACCGCCAGGTCACGCTCAGCTGA
- a CDS encoding helix-turn-helix domain-containing protein: MGLAERRRTLGYSQEKLAELLGVDRTTVGRWESGKIAPQPLQRPGLAAALEVSLHELDDLLRPPSTEGRDIAGQESSNPPSAGDPDEMIRREFLRILSVSGALTALPIEEAEALAEGVRRGSPADFARMNRHLWQVYQLARSKGSVYPIVRDQLTALNEALAGGIRGNSLPLLNAAADLFQLAGEVAYDANRYTDSAASYALAASVSKEAGAYDLWACALVRHAYVDMSDQRYQQAAESLGAAQRVAARGDRSLSTRQWVASVQAEVCAGLGDLEGCEQALSQAEEVQSLPEDSANGGWLRFDGTRLAEERGARYVQLGRLDLAEDALKQALDQNSLAPGSSYRRRGAVLADLAIVGAKRRDPEQVVTYAREALDLARASSSGYVARRLRSLCDEFGPLRRDHRVAELGAEISTLRTP, from the coding sequence ATGGGACTGGCGGAACGGCGCAGGACCCTGGGTTACAGTCAGGAGAAATTGGCCGAGTTACTTGGCGTGGACCGCACAACGGTCGGACGCTGGGAGAGCGGCAAGATCGCACCGCAGCCGCTCCAGAGACCAGGCTTGGCCGCCGCCCTTGAAGTCAGCCTCCACGAGTTGGACGACCTCCTTCGACCGCCAAGCACCGAAGGCCGGGACATCGCAGGGCAGGAGTCCAGCAACCCCCCGAGCGCGGGAGACCCCGACGAGATGATCCGCCGTGAATTCCTCCGCATCCTCAGCGTCAGCGGTGCACTGACCGCGTTACCGATCGAAGAGGCTGAGGCCCTGGCCGAAGGCGTGCGTAGAGGTAGCCCGGCAGACTTCGCCCGGATGAACCGCCACCTGTGGCAGGTCTACCAACTCGCGCGGTCCAAGGGGTCCGTCTACCCGATCGTCCGAGATCAACTGACCGCGCTGAACGAGGCCCTGGCTGGCGGCATCCGGGGCAATTCACTCCCTCTCCTCAATGCGGCAGCCGACCTGTTCCAGCTCGCCGGGGAAGTCGCATACGACGCCAACCGGTACACCGACTCGGCAGCCTCATACGCGCTTGCCGCGTCAGTGAGCAAGGAGGCGGGGGCCTATGACCTGTGGGCATGTGCCCTCGTGCGGCACGCCTACGTGGACATGTCCGATCAGCGGTACCAGCAGGCGGCCGAGAGCCTCGGCGCGGCTCAACGAGTTGCGGCACGAGGGGACAGGAGCCTGTCCACCCGGCAGTGGGTGGCGTCGGTGCAAGCAGAGGTTTGTGCCGGCCTCGGGGACCTGGAGGGGTGCGAGCAAGCTCTCTCCCAGGCCGAGGAGGTCCAGAGCCTGCCGGAAGACAGCGCGAACGGCGGGTGGCTCCGGTTCGACGGCACCCGCCTGGCGGAGGAGCGCGGAGCACGATACGTACAGCTCGGCCGCCTCGATCTGGCGGAGGACGCATTGAAGCAGGCGTTGGACCAGAACTCGCTGGCTCCCGGGTCCTCGTACCGCCGCAGAGGAGCCGTTCTCGCCGATCTTGCCATCGTCGGGGCGAAGCGCCGTGATCCGGAACAAGTGGTCACGTACGCGCGGGAGGCCCTGGACCTGGCCCGCGCATCATCGTCCGGTTATGTCGCCCGTAGACTCCGGAGCCTATGCGACGAGTTCGGCCCCCTGCGTCGGGACCACCGGGTAGCGGAGCTGGGGGCAGAGATCTCTACGCTGAGGACGCCGTGA